In the genome of Rhodoplanes sp. Z2-YC6860, one region contains:
- a CDS encoding DUF3108 domain-containing protein: MASAAVRSMLGVGLGLTVAGLGIVVAAPASAQGQAQAQSGRLDARYSVTLGGVPIGKGAWVIDITDTQYTAAASGATSGLLRVLSTGQGQGASRGYIVGGNPVPASFAASVTTDKKTEEIRMTLASGDVKQFSIVPEVPPDDDRIPVTEAHKRGVSDPMTGSLVRVPGTGNPVGPQACQRTNQIFDGRMRYNLQFAYKRMEQVKAEKGYEGPAVVCSVTFVPLAGYVPHRAAIKYLVAQRDIEIWLAPIAATRVLVPFRVSIPTPIGTGVMQATQFVSMPPPPHAAAVGSRTQ; this comes from the coding sequence TTGGCCTCGGCGGCGGTTCGGTCGATGCTTGGGGTTGGGCTTGGGCTTACGGTGGCGGGCCTCGGGATTGTCGTGGCTGCACCGGCCTCGGCCCAGGGGCAGGCGCAGGCCCAGTCGGGCCGTCTCGACGCGCGCTATTCGGTGACGCTCGGCGGCGTGCCGATCGGCAAGGGCGCCTGGGTCATCGACATTACCGACACCCAGTACACCGCCGCGGCGAGTGGCGCGACCTCGGGCTTGCTGCGTGTGCTTTCGACCGGACAGGGGCAGGGTGCCTCCCGCGGCTATATCGTCGGCGGCAATCCGGTGCCGGCGAGCTTTGCGGCTAGCGTCACCACCGACAAGAAGACCGAAGAAATCCGCATGACGCTCGCCTCGGGTGACGTCAAACAGTTCTCCATCGTTCCGGAAGTCCCGCCGGATGACGACCGCATCCCGGTCACCGAGGCGCACAAGCGCGGTGTCAGCGACCCGATGACCGGCTCGCTGGTCCGGGTGCCGGGAACCGGCAATCCGGTCGGCCCCCAGGCCTGCCAGCGCACCAATCAGATCTTCGACGGCCGCATGCGTTACAATCTGCAATTCGCCTACAAGCGAATGGAGCAGGTGAAGGCCGAAAAGGGCTATGAGGGCCCGGCGGTGGTGTGTTCCGTCACCTTTGTGCCGTTGGCCGGCTATGTGCCGCATCGCGCGGCGATCAAATACCTGGTTGCGCAGCGCGACATCGAAATCTGGCTGGCCCCGATCGCTGCCACCCGCGTGCTGGTTCCCTTCCGGGTTTCGATCCCGACTCCGATCGGGACCGGCGTGATGCAGGCAACCCAGTTCGTTTCGATGCCGCCGCCGCCGCATGCGGCAGCCGTCGGTTCCAGAACACAGTAA
- the rpmB gene encoding 50S ribosomal protein L28: MSRRCDLTGKSALVGHKVSHSNRKTKRRFLPNLLNVTVISDALARSVKLRISANALKSVDHRGGLDAYLLAAKSEVLAPRLRTLKKEIEKKLAKAS, encoded by the coding sequence ATGTCGCGCCGCTGCGATCTGACCGGCAAATCGGCCCTGGTCGGCCACAAGGTGAGCCACTCGAACCGCAAGACCAAGCGGCGGTTCCTGCCGAACCTCCTCAACGTCACGGTGATCTCCGACGCGCTCGCTCGCTCGGTCAAACTCCGCATTTCGGCCAACGCGCTGAAGTCGGTCGACCACCGCGGCGGCCTCGACGCCTATCTTCTGGCTGCCAAGAGCGAGGTGCTCGCGCCGCGGCTGCGCACGCTGAAGAAGGAAATCGAGAAGAAGCTCGCGAAGGCGAGCTGA